A window of Pseudomonas putida genomic DNA:
GTGTGGCCGCAACATCCTGCTCGACAAGTTCCTCGAGGCTGTCCAATGAAGGTTTTCAGCAGAGCGCAGATCACCGCCAGCCTGGACCCGGAAGCCGCGGTACGTTGCCTGGAACAAGGCTTCATCGCCTACTCCGAGGGCAAGGCGCAGGTTCCGCCGGTTCAGGGCTTTGCCTTCCCCGAGGCCAACGGTGACTGCTGCGTCAAGTCGGCTTACCTAGCGGGCAGCGCCACCTTCACGGTCAAGCTATCGACCGGCTTCTACGACAACCCGTCCAGGGGCTTGCCGAGCAACGACGGCTTGATGCTGGTGCTGTCTGCGCTCACCGGGGAGCCGCTGGCCTTGCTGCAGGACGAGGGGTGGCTGACCGGTATGCGCACAGGCCTGGCCGGGCGTATCGCTGCGCGGTTGCTGGCGCCGGCACAGGTCAGCGCCATTGGCATCCTGGGTACCGGCATGCAGGCGCGGATGCAGCTTGAACAGCTGGGCGCAGTTACCGACTGCCGCCGGGTCATTGTCTGGGGTCGCCAGGACAGTGGGCTTGCCGCCTACAGCACCTTTGCCTCTGCGCTAGGTTACGAGGTGCGGACCACTCGTGATCCCGCAGAGGTCGCCGCGGCGGCAAACCTGATCGTCTGCACGACTCCGTCGCGCCAACCGCTATTGCGCAGCGAGTGGGTGCAGCCCGGCACGCACATCACCGCTGTCGGTGCCGATGCGCCAGGCAAGCAGGAGCTGGACCCGGCGCTAGTGGCCAGGGCAGATCGCGTCGTCGTCGACTCGATGGCCCAGTGCAGCCAGTACGGCGAGGTTGCCCATGCCTTGAACAGCGGCTTGATCGACGCAACCCAGCTGAGCGAACTGGGTGCGCTGCTGGCTGGCCGTGCCAAGGGGCGTGAGCATGATGACCAGATAACCCTGGCGGACCTGACCGGCGTAGCCGTGCAGGATGCGCAGATCTCAAGCTGCGTGCTGGCTGCGCTGGCCGCCTGAAACCACGCCGGCGTCAGGCAAAGCGTTGCACCTGCGCCGGCGTACGCCGCATCAGCACCTTACCGTTGCGTACCGACACCAGTGCATGCCCCTGGCTGCGCACCATCTCGTAATCGTCTGGCGCGGACAGCAGCAACAGGTTCGCCGGGCGCCCCACCTCAATGCCGTAGCGTTCGCCCAGGTTCAGGGTGCGGGCGCTGTTGTCGGTGATCAGGTCCAGGCAGCGTTGCAGGTCTTCGTAGCCCAGCATATGGCAGATATGCAGGCCGGCCTCGAGAATACGCAGGATGTTGCCGTTGCCCAGCGGGTACCAAGGGTCGACGATGGAATCCTGGCCAAAACAGACGTTCATCCCGGCCCGGTCGAGTTCAGCCACGCGGGTGACGCCACGGCGTTTCGGGTAACTGTCGAAACGCCCTTGCAGGTGAATGCTTTCGGTCGGGCAGGAGACGAAGTTGATACCCGACTGTTTGAGCAGGCGAAACAGTTTGTAGCAGTAGGCATTGTCGTACGAGCCCATGGCCACGGTATGGCTGGCCGTCACCCGGGCACCCATGTCGCGCACCCGGGCCTCTTCGGCCAGCACCTCGAGGAAGCGCGACTGTGGGTCGTCGGTCTCGTCGCAATGCACATCCACCAGGCAGCCGGTGCGCTCGGCCAGGTCCATCAGGAACTTCACCGACGACACGCCCTGGTCGCGGGTGTTCTCGAAATGCGGGATACCGCCGACCACATCGGCGCCAATGGCCACCGCCTCGCTCATAAGCGCCCGACCATTGGCGTACGACTCGATACCCTCCTGGGGGAAGGCGACGATCTGCAGGTCGAGCAGGTCGCGCACTTCATCACGCACTTCGACCATGGCTTTGAGAGCGGTCAGGGTGGGGTCGGTGACATCGACATGGGTGCGCACATGCTGGATGCCATGGTCTACCAGCATGCCGATGGTCTTTTTCGCGCGGCGCTTGATGTCGTCGTGGGTGGTGATTGCCTTGCGCTCGGCCCAGCGCTCGATGCCTTCGAACAGGGTGCCGCTCATGTTCCATTGCGGCTCGCCTGCGGTCAGCGTGGCGTCCAGGTGGATGTGCGGTTCGATGAAGGGCGCCACCACCAGGTTCTGCCCGGCGTCCAGGTCATCGGCAGCACACGCGGCCACCCCTTCGCCCTGGGGCACGATGGCGGCGATGCGTTCGCCGCTGAGCTCGATGCGAAACAGGCCGGGCTTGCCGCGGAGGCGTGCGTTGATGATGTTCATGATGCTTCTCCCTGGGCTTGGCTGATGGCCCTGGCAGAATAGTGACGGAAATCGCATCTGCCCGGCTAGTGCGGACCGTGTAGGAGCGGCCTTGTGTCGCGAAAGGGCTGCGAAGCAGCCCCAGCAATTTGTGCTTCTGCGCTGAAATCCTGGGGCTGCTTCGCAGCCCTTTCGCGACACAAGGCCGCTCCTACAAGGGTCCGCGCAGGGCCATGCAATACATTACTGGCTAGCCAACCCCATCTGCCAGAAGTCCGCCTCCAGGCTGGACGCCTGGCCGAAAATCCCCACCAGCTCGGCAAACCGCTGCTCGGTCATGCTTCGCGCCGCCAGTTCATCCAGATGCTTGCGCGCCGCCGCTGCAACACCTTGGTAGCCCTCACCGGCATACTCGGCGATCCACTCGCGGTACGGGTGTTTGCCCAGATCCCCAATGCGCTCGGACAGCGCCCGGCCAATCTCGGCATAGCCGATCACGCAAGGCGCCAGCGCCACATGCAGCTCCAGCAGGTCGCCCGCAGCGCCGCAGTCCAGCACATAGCGGGTATAGGCAACCGTGGCCTGGTGTTCAGACGCGGCCTCGATATCGGCCTGGGTCAGGCCCCAGCGTGTGCACAGGCGCAAGTGCAGCTCGGTTTCATCCAGAATCGCCGCCAGCCCGGCCTGCGCAGCACGTATATCGGCCGGGCGGCGGCTTTTGTAGGCGGCCAGCGCCCAGGCGCGGGCGAACTGGATGAGGAATAGGTAATCCTGTACCAGATAGGTACGGAAGGCGGCTTCGCTCAGCGTACCCTCGCCCATCCGGCGTACGAATTCGTGGTCGACGTAGCTGTTCCACTGCGGTTCGGCGGCCGCTTTGAGGCGGTCGAAGATATCCAGGCTCATTTGTCCTCCGGGTAGACGGCATCGAAGAAGGCCAGCTCCAGCGCCACGGTGCGCTGGTAGAAGTCACCTGCCAGCGCGGCTTCCTGCGGGCCGACGCGGTCAAGTTCGGCTTGCAGGAAGGCAACGAAGTCCTGGAATGCCGGGTTGTCGTGCAGGGTGATCCATTCGGCATGGACGAAATTGTCCGGCATCGGTTTTGGCGCCTTCAGCGCCCAGTCCAGGTACAGGCCTTCGGCGACGTTGAGTACTGCCAGTGCGGCTGCATAGGACCTGGTGGCCGCCGCTTCGCGCATGATCGCCTTGAAACCTGCGGTTGGCACCGTGTCGGCCGGTTCGCTGCGTTGTGCAGCACCTACACCAAGGGCCTCGAAGGCGCGCAGGAAGTAGGTGTTCTCGTCACTGCAGATCATCCCGGCAAAACGACCGAAGCGCAGGCGCGCCTCGAAGGTGTCGGCGGTGGCGATGGCTGCGCCCAGCAGGGTCACGAAACTGTCGAGGAAGCGGTGGTCCTGCACCAGGTAGTCGACCATGATCGGGGCCGGCAGGCTGCCGTCGCACAATCGGGTGACGAAGCGGTGGCCAACGGCCGCCGACCAGGTCGGCTCGCTGCGGCGGCGCAGGGACTGGCTGAAGCGTTCGGTCATGTTGCTGTCCTTGATGGTGGAGACAGCGAGACCACGATGGTTGGCATGGACGGGCCTCGCAGTGAGGCCGGCGAAAAGGCAGGTTGCAAGCCCCAATCCCTTCGCCGGCATGATCCGGATCAGGTTCGAAGGGTCACCGCGCTGCAGCGTTCAGCGGTTTCTCAGCCCTTGGCCGGGCTCCCCTTGGTGGCGCTCAGGTATACCCCAGGGCACCGCTGCTGTCACCCAATCTTTGGGCAATGGGTGACCCACTAGTGGGGCCCCTTACCCATTTTTGACGCCACGTTATTTTGCGCGCCATAGGCGCCGCAAGGATTTGTTTGGAAACACATTCCTCGCTTCTGGGTTGGCACACCCGTTGCTCTAGCCCCAGAAACGGGCAAAAAGCCATTGATGGCCGCAAGCCATGATGTCGCGAACGAGGCATAAGGCAATGAAAACACCTGCCATGATCCACCCCGCCAGGCCTGCATTTCAGCTGTCCACCGTTACTACGCTGATGCTCGGCCTCGGGCTGATCACGGCTACCGCCGCTCCCCTCGATGACAACAGCATGCCTCCACCGACCGACCCTTCGGCCTACACAGACCAGCCTGCGGACCCGACCCAGCCCCTGCTCGACCTGTACAGCATGCCGGAAGCCAACCGCGGTTCACTCGAATTGACCGATGGTGCATACGGCAACCGCGACACGGTAAGCGCCAATAATGTGCTGCAACCGGCCCTGCAAACCGACAACAAATACCCCACCAACGGCAAGCCCAGCCCGCTGTTCGGGGCGCTGCCGTTTACCCAGCAGTTACTGCTGTTCGAGGAATTCGGCACCGAAAAGCTCGACCCCACGCTGCCGCCGCCCGCCCTGACCTTCCCGGTGCCCACATTGGGCGCAGCACCGGCGCAGGACCCTGACGTGGTCGCTCGCAGTGGCCCTGCCGGTACGGCCCTGGAAGCCTTCCTCAAACAACCGGGCCTGTACCCGTTCCCGACCCAGTATTCCAACGTGCTCGACCGCAACCCATGGAAGGCGCAGATCGAGATGTTCCTGAACCGCAAGCCGGTCGGCTCGCCAGCGGAAGGCCGGCCACCAGGAAAAGGCTGGTCGCACCAGCGCTGGAACGAGTTCTACCCACAGGCGGGGTTCAAGACCGCCCAGGCGGGTGCACGCATCAACCTCGGCCTGCGTGACCGCAAGCAGCTGCACAACTATGCGGTTGGCGAGTTTGCCCCGGGTGGCCTGTACTACCAGACCTCCGATATCCCTAGCTCACTGGGCACCACCAAGGGCATCGACACCCGCTTCCACCCGAGGATGCCACTGCAAAACCACAAGTCGCTATGGACCTTCGACGGCACCTTCCCGCCCAAACTGCTGATGGCGCGCTATGGCCAGCCGATCCTGATGCGCCATTACAACGCCCTGCCGATCGACCCGTCGGCCAACTACGGCTTTGGCTTGCACACCCTCTCCACACACGAACACAACGGCCATTCGCCGGCAGAGAGCGACGGCTATGCCAATGCCTACTTCTTCCCCGGCCAGTATTACGACTACCGTTGGCCGCTGCAGTTGGCCGGCTACGACACCATCAACACCCTCGCCCAGGACGCGCGTGCGGCGTTCCCCTGCTCGCCGGGTGAAACCCTGTTCGTCAATGACGCCTCGCCCGGCCTGAAAACCTGCCAGAACGGCAGCATCAAGATACGCGGTGACTGGCGCGAAACCATGAGCACCCACTGGTTCCACGACCACATGATGGATTTCACGGCGCAGAACGTCTACAAAGGCAACGCTGTGATGATGAACTACTACAGCGCCCTGGACCGCGGCAACGAGGCCCTGCAGGATGGCGTGAACCTGCGCTTCCCCAGCGGCTCGGGCATGCCGTGGGGCAACCGCGACTACGACGTCAACCTGGTGATCGCCGACAAGGCCTGGGATGCCAACGGGCAGCTGTGGTTCAACCCGTTCAACACCGATGGCTTCCTCGGTGACCAGATCCTGGTCAACTGGCAGTACCGGCCCGTGCTGAAGGTACGTGCGCGCAGCTACCGCTTCCGTATCCTCAACGGCTCGGTGTCGCGCTACTTCAAGTTTGCCGTGGTGCGGGAAATTGCCGGTACCAGTGGTGAGTTCAAAGGCCCCACCGGCTCCAACCTGTCGTATGCACGGGTGCCGTTCCACATGATCGCCAACGACGGCAACATCATGGAACACACCGTGCCGTTCGACGGCACCATGGACCTCAACGGTGACGGCAACCTGCAGGACAACAACGGTATCCTGCCGCTGCAAGGCATCGCCGAACGCTATGACATCATCATCAACTTCGCCAAGAACGGCATCAAGGTTGGCGACAAGCTGTATTTCGTCAACCTTGAGGAACACCAGAGTGGCAAGGGCCCGGAAGGCGCCATTTCGCTGGCCGACGTGCTGTCGGAAAAGTACAAGCCGGTGATCAAGCAGACCAGCAAAGGCCCGCGCTGGGAAAACGGCGACCCGGCAATCGGCAGGTTCCTGCAGCTTGTGGTACAGCCCTACAGCGGCCAGGACCTGAGCATGAACCCGGCAGCCTATGAACCGGCCAAACCGGGCAAGGCCGCAGGCATGAAGATGCTGCCGCTGCCGATCGACCGCAACTCTGCCACCGACCAGGCCAAACTCCAGGCTGCCCGACACCGCGAGTTCATCTTCGGTCGTTCGGACGGTACCGACACCCAGCCCTGGACCATCAAGACCGACGGCGGCTTTGGCTACAGCATGGACCCACGACGCATCAACGCGGCGC
This region includes:
- a CDS encoding ornithine cyclodeaminase family protein, with product MKVFSRAQITASLDPEAAVRCLEQGFIAYSEGKAQVPPVQGFAFPEANGDCCVKSAYLAGSATFTVKLSTGFYDNPSRGLPSNDGLMLVLSALTGEPLALLQDEGWLTGMRTGLAGRIAARLLAPAQVSAIGILGTGMQARMQLEQLGAVTDCRRVIVWGRQDSGLAAYSTFASALGYEVRTTRDPAEVAAAANLIVCTTPSRQPLLRSEWVQPGTHITAVGADAPGKQELDPALVARADRVVVDSMAQCSQYGEVAHALNSGLIDATQLSELGALLAGRAKGREHDDQITLADLTGVAVQDAQISSCVLAALAA
- the codA gene encoding cytosine deaminase; its protein translation is MNIINARLRGKPGLFRIELSGERIAAIVPQGEGVAACAADDLDAGQNLVVAPFIEPHIHLDATLTAGEPQWNMSGTLFEGIERWAERKAITTHDDIKRRAKKTIGMLVDHGIQHVRTHVDVTDPTLTALKAMVEVRDEVRDLLDLQIVAFPQEGIESYANGRALMSEAVAIGADVVGGIPHFENTRDQGVSSVKFLMDLAERTGCLVDVHCDETDDPQSRFLEVLAEEARVRDMGARVTASHTVAMGSYDNAYCYKLFRLLKQSGINFVSCPTESIHLQGRFDSYPKRRGVTRVAELDRAGMNVCFGQDSIVDPWYPLGNGNILRILEAGLHICHMLGYEDLQRCLDLITDNSARTLNLGERYGIEVGRPANLLLLSAPDDYEMVRSQGHALVSVRNGKVLMRRTPAQVQRFA
- the tenA gene encoding thiaminase II; the protein is MSLDIFDRLKAAAEPQWNSYVDHEFVRRMGEGTLSEAAFRTYLVQDYLFLIQFARAWALAAYKSRRPADIRAAQAGLAAILDETELHLRLCTRWGLTQADIEAASEHQATVAYTRYVLDCGAAGDLLELHVALAPCVIGYAEIGRALSERIGDLGKHPYREWIAEYAGEGYQGVAAAARKHLDELAARSMTEQRFAELVGIFGQASSLEADFWQMGLASQ
- a CDS encoding TenA family protein, whose amino-acid sequence is MTERFSQSLRRRSEPTWSAAVGHRFVTRLCDGSLPAPIMVDYLVQDHRFLDSFVTLLGAAIATADTFEARLRFGRFAGMICSDENTYFLRAFEALGVGAAQRSEPADTVPTAGFKAIMREAAATRSYAAALAVLNVAEGLYLDWALKAPKPMPDNFVHAEWITLHDNPAFQDFVAFLQAELDRVGPQEAALAGDFYQRTVALELAFFDAVYPEDK
- a CDS encoding multicopper oxidase domain-containing protein — its product is MKTPAMIHPARPAFQLSTVTTLMLGLGLITATAAPLDDNSMPPPTDPSAYTDQPADPTQPLLDLYSMPEANRGSLELTDGAYGNRDTVSANNVLQPALQTDNKYPTNGKPSPLFGALPFTQQLLLFEEFGTEKLDPTLPPPALTFPVPTLGAAPAQDPDVVARSGPAGTALEAFLKQPGLYPFPTQYSNVLDRNPWKAQIEMFLNRKPVGSPAEGRPPGKGWSHQRWNEFYPQAGFKTAQAGARINLGLRDRKQLHNYAVGEFAPGGLYYQTSDIPSSLGTTKGIDTRFHPRMPLQNHKSLWTFDGTFPPKLLMARYGQPILMRHYNALPIDPSANYGFGLHTLSTHEHNGHSPAESDGYANAYFFPGQYYDYRWPLQLAGYDTINTLAQDARAAFPCSPGETLFVNDASPGLKTCQNGSIKIRGDWRETMSTHWFHDHMMDFTAQNVYKGNAVMMNYYSALDRGNEALQDGVNLRFPSGSGMPWGNRDYDVNLVIADKAWDANGQLWFNPFNTDGFLGDQILVNWQYRPVLKVRARSYRFRILNGSVSRYFKFAVVREIAGTSGEFKGPTGSNLSYARVPFHMIANDGNIMEHTVPFDGTMDLNGDGNLQDNNGILPLQGIAERYDIIINFAKNGIKVGDKLYFVNLEEHQSGKGPEGAISLADVLSEKYKPVIKQTSKGPRWENGDPAIGRFLQLVVQPYSGQDLSMNPAAYEPAKPGKAAGMKMLPLPIDRNSATDQAKLQAARHREFIFGRSDGTDTQPWTIKTDGGFGYSMDPRRINAAPQLAQQSTDGGFSGDGTLEVWKIINGGNGWSHPVHVHFEEGVVLSRDGKAPPEWEKWARKDVYRIGPDIDSSEEVEVAIRFREFAGTYMEHCHNTQHEDSSMLLRWDLEHPGQFQVMPTPLPGWDGVEYVASVGLPTFRTQDHDDDAANKPPVAANDSAATTAGKPITLNVLANDSDPEGNLPLKVVGLSQPDSGQGNTSTDGTTVTYTPPATVTTPFTASFNYSARDSKGAESVAPATVSIAVGAAVAIDQIQVTSATVQVLSSNRFTWEIAGTTTVATGNSITVTAATTGGPVNLGTATMTATSSGASWRLVATTSGYGPATPATVTVKSALGQSVTAPVRYK